From the Bacillus tuaregi genome, one window contains:
- a CDS encoding sensor histidine kinase, with protein sequence MKPQPAKNTVSSYIIQAQEQELKRIALELHEGVGQTLYSLYTGMQLIETTVDQSMKGYMEDMTQLMEKTIQEVRLLAVELHPPTLTTLGLLSAMKTYLKLYTSTYGIEVEFNVSGDEVDLPEKERITLFRVCQEALNNIAMHADTTQASITFAWKTEGLFISIHDFGKGFEVETAMKQSTGLASMIERMDLIGGSCSISSKVKDGTAIEFSLPL encoded by the coding sequence ATGAAACCACAGCCGGCAAAGAATACCGTAAGTTCCTACATTATTCAAGCACAGGAACAGGAGCTTAAACGAATTGCTCTTGAGCTTCATGAAGGAGTGGGTCAAACTCTATATAGTCTTTATACAGGTATGCAGCTAATTGAAACAACAGTTGACCAGTCTATGAAAGGGTATATGGAGGATATGACTCAATTGATGGAAAAGACCATTCAAGAAGTAAGACTTTTGGCTGTTGAATTACATCCTCCTACTCTCACGACACTTGGGCTGCTTTCAGCTATGAAAACCTATTTAAAGCTGTATACGTCAACCTACGGTATTGAAGTGGAATTTAACGTCTCAGGAGATGAAGTGGATCTCCCGGAAAAAGAAAGAATCACTCTTTTTCGAGTCTGTCAGGAGGCATTGAATAATATTGCGATGCATGCTGATACGACTCAGGCAAGCATCACATTTGCTTGGAAAACAGAAGGATTATTTATTTCCATTCACGATTTCGGCAAGGGGTTTGAAGTGGAAACAGCTATGAAGCAGTCCACAGGCCTTGCATCCATGATTGAGAGAATGGATTTGATAGGTGGAAGCTGTTCCATATCATCTAAAGTCAAGGACGGGACTGCTATAGAGTTTTCCCTACCGTTATAG
- a CDS encoding nitrate/nitrite transporter, with the protein MIKKIQLPLQTMNLIAGFMIWVLLSSLMPFIKEDIAIPESKLALVTALPVVLGSVLRVPLGFYANQVGARVMFLLSFILLLFPVYYISAADSLTDLLIGGLFLGIAGAVFSVGVTSLPKYYPKERLGLVNGIYGAGNIGTAISTFAAPMLAEKFGWTTTVQFYLVLLAIFIAANFFLGDRKEPKVKTSLVEQIKGIYKNEKLWLLSLFYFITFGSFVAFTVYLPNFLVTNFELEKVDAGIRTAVFIAVATVMRPVGGWLADRFHSLILLMFTFGVYTISAIILSLAPSIAWYTVGCLTIAFCAGVGNGVIFKLMPMYFQKQAGIANGIVSMMGGLGGFFPPILLSVLFNITGHYAIGFMALSEVALASLILVIWMYYQEKIAITKKGMHSSAKESRLNVLNNRVKRA; encoded by the coding sequence ATGATTAAGAAAATCCAGCTTCCATTACAAACGATGAACTTAATCGCCGGATTTATGATTTGGGTTTTATTATCCTCATTAATGCCGTTTATTAAAGAAGATATTGCGATTCCCGAAAGTAAGCTTGCCCTTGTCACGGCTTTGCCTGTCGTATTAGGTTCTGTACTGAGGGTTCCTTTAGGGTTCTATGCGAACCAGGTTGGGGCTAGAGTAATGTTCTTACTCAGCTTTATCCTCCTATTATTTCCTGTTTATTATATTAGTGCTGCCGACTCCCTGACAGATCTCCTAATTGGTGGACTATTCCTTGGGATTGCAGGGGCAGTTTTCTCTGTCGGAGTAACATCTTTACCGAAATATTACCCAAAGGAACGTCTAGGGTTAGTAAACGGTATTTATGGTGCTGGTAATATAGGAACGGCTATCTCGACATTTGCGGCACCTATGCTTGCTGAGAAATTTGGCTGGACTACTACCGTACAATTCTACTTAGTTCTTCTGGCAATCTTCATTGCAGCTAACTTCTTCTTAGGGGATAGGAAGGAGCCAAAGGTAAAAACTTCACTTGTTGAACAAATTAAAGGCATTTATAAAAATGAAAAGCTATGGCTTTTAAGCTTATTTTACTTTATCACATTCGGTTCCTTCGTTGCCTTTACCGTTTATTTACCAAACTTCCTTGTTACGAATTTTGAATTAGAAAAGGTAGATGCGGGGATTAGAACAGCTGTATTTATTGCAGTGGCTACTGTTATGCGTCCAGTGGGCGGCTGGCTGGCAGACCGTTTCCATTCATTAATTTTGCTCATGTTCACATTTGGGGTCTATACCATTTCAGCTATTATCCTATCATTGGCTCCATCCATTGCATGGTATACTGTAGGCTGCTTGACCATCGCTTTTTGTGCTGGAGTAGGGAATGGTGTTATATTTAAATTAATGCCAATGTATTTTCAAAAGCAAGCAGGTATTGCGAATGGAATTGTTTCCATGATGGGTGGATTAGGAGGCTTTTTCCCGCCAATCCTATTGTCAGTATTATTTAATATAACGGGCCACTATGCAATTGGCTTTATGGCCTTATCAGAGGTTGCGCTTGCTAGCTTAATACTTGTAATCTGGATGTATTACCAGGAAAAAATAGCTATAACAAAAAAGGGAATGCACAGTTCAGCTAAAGAATCTAGATTAAACGTGCTTAATAATAGAGTAAAAAGAGCCTAG
- a CDS encoding QcrA and Rieske domain-containing protein: MPSDKNNKIPFNEDNYTHNIERNNERKLDRRGFMKTLVGAAGAFAVSSLPWGAVAAKELMGLGDKEYPHQKITDISDIPVGEAVEFAFPGEHDDALLVRLAENKYVAYQNACTHLRCPVFWKKEQNVMLCPCHHGKFDVETGVPIAGPPRRPLPEIQLKVENGAVYAVRVKRYEA; encoded by the coding sequence ATGCCATCGGATAAAAATAATAAAATTCCCTTTAATGAGGATAATTATACACATAATATTGAGCGGAATAATGAAAGAAAGCTAGATAGACGCGGATTTATGAAAACCCTAGTGGGGGCAGCGGGTGCATTTGCTGTTTCCTCCCTTCCATGGGGAGCTGTAGCTGCCAAGGAATTGATGGGGCTTGGCGATAAGGAATATCCGCATCAAAAGATTACAGATATCAGTGACATTCCTGTTGGTGAAGCAGTCGAGTTTGCTTTCCCTGGTGAACATGATGATGCCCTATTAGTCAGATTGGCAGAGAATAAATATGTTGCCTATCAAAATGCCTGTACACATCTTCGCTGTCCAGTGTTTTGGAAAAAGGAACAGAATGTCATGTTGTGTCCTTGTCACCATGGTAAATTTGATGTTGAGACAGGCGTTCCGATTGCAGGACCTCCGCGTCGTCCTCTTCCTGAGATTCAGTTAAAGGTTGAAAATGGAGCAGTTTATGCGGTGAGGGTGAAACGTTATGAAGCTTAG
- a CDS encoding 4Fe-4S dicluster domain-containing protein — MQKRLYIELENCIGCRSCLAACTQCGGHEERNRNYVYDVNPLKDRQTMPLMCLHCVNPACARSCPAQAIQIHETGAVLSALVEKCIGCQNCTIACPYGIPKFDTEQNLMYKCDLCIDRTKDNIPPMCASVCPTNTLQWLTDEEIENKKQQFNLDNDMWVTSLPYLEGETNVKVNLPGILQGTTKLF, encoded by the coding sequence GTGCAAAAAAGGCTATATATCGAATTAGAAAATTGTATCGGCTGTCGTTCTTGTCTAGCCGCCTGTACACAGTGCGGTGGACATGAAGAGCGGAATCGAAACTATGTATATGATGTAAATCCTCTTAAGGACCGACAGACGATGCCGCTTATGTGCCTTCATTGTGTAAACCCGGCATGTGCAAGGAGCTGTCCGGCCCAGGCAATCCAAATTCACGAAACAGGTGCCGTTCTATCCGCATTAGTGGAAAAATGTATTGGCTGTCAAAACTGTACGATTGCCTGTCCATACGGCATACCGAAGTTCGATACCGAGCAAAACCTAATGTATAAATGTGATTTATGTATTGACCGGACAAAGGATAATATCCCGCCAATGTGTGCGAGTGTCTGCCCAACCAACACGCTTCAATGGCTGACAGATGAAGAGATTGAGAATAAGAAACAACAATTCAACCTGGATAATGATATGTGGGTGACAAGCCTGCCATATCTTGAAGGCGAAACGAATGTAAAAGTCAATTTGCCTGGTATTTTACAGGGTACAACAAAGCTGTTCTAG
- a CDS encoding molybdopterin oxidoreductase family protein — protein MQRDKFFREIENVRHPNETLIKTHCSYCGMQCGMNLRVNTKTNKIIGVEPRYDWPVTHGKMCPKGVTAYQQTNHDDRILKPLIRDDASLKGTKEGFREASWEEAYDLIAKKFTELQNNYGKDTLSVFSGVSMTNEKCYLTGKFARVALGTRYIDYNGRFCMSSAAGGFLRSFGVDRGSTLPWTDIHETDCLFIAGSNTAECHPTSMFRVWHVQERGGYLIVADPRETALARRADVHLDLRPGTDLALANGILNLLIQNGYADEAFVANHTNGFEETKELVKEFTPEYTSQLTGVAPEKIIRAAEIYGKAPNAVVMFARGIEQQHKGVDNVSAYTNMALVTGKIGRPKAGVATFTGQGNGQGGREHGQKSDLLPGYRKLTNPKHVEEVCEVWGITPEEMPQPGVSAYEMFELMEQKTIRGLYLLCSNPAVSAPNLNFVRKALKGLDFMVCADFYLSESAEFADVILPSVTWSEDEGTVTNLEGRIIKINKAQEPIGESKPDWQMQVELAERLGRGKYFSHLKTAKDVADEFRLASKGGYADYYGATWDKIDKQDGVFWPCKDENDQGTPHMFLDKKFYHPDGKAKICALPYRPPAEEPCEEYPLRLTTGRVVYHYLSGNQTRRIQFLRDMCPEPYVEVHPETAAKYNMEHEERVRLFTRRGEAIYKVKITEAIRKDTVFVPYHFGHEQSINLLTIAALDPMSRMPEFKACAAQLEKVEVKKVL, from the coding sequence ATGCAAAGGGATAAGTTTTTTAGAGAAATAGAGAATGTCAGACATCCAAATGAAACCTTAATCAAAACGCATTGCTCCTATTGCGGGATGCAATGCGGGATGAACTTAAGAGTAAATACAAAAACGAATAAAATTATCGGGGTTGAACCTCGTTATGACTGGCCTGTAACACATGGAAAGATGTGTCCTAAAGGGGTTACAGCCTACCAGCAGACAAACCATGATGATCGTATTTTAAAACCGCTTATTCGTGATGATGCTTCGCTGAAAGGAACGAAAGAGGGCTTTCGTGAAGCAAGCTGGGAAGAAGCATATGATTTAATTGCGAAGAAGTTTACCGAGCTGCAAAACAACTATGGAAAAGATACACTGTCTGTTTTCAGCGGTGTATCAATGACAAATGAAAAATGTTATTTAACAGGCAAGTTTGCCCGAGTGGCACTTGGTACACGTTATATCGATTATAATGGACGATTCTGTATGTCAAGTGCGGCCGGCGGCTTCCTTCGTTCATTTGGTGTGGACAGAGGTTCCACATTACCATGGACAGATATTCATGAAACAGATTGCTTATTCATTGCTGGTAGTAACACAGCAGAATGTCATCCAACTTCCATGTTCCGTGTGTGGCATGTACAGGAAAGAGGGGGCTACCTCATTGTTGCAGATCCCCGCGAAACAGCGCTAGCAAGAAGAGCCGATGTACACCTTGATTTGCGTCCGGGAACAGATCTTGCACTTGCGAACGGTATTTTAAATCTATTAATCCAAAATGGTTATGCGGACGAAGCGTTTGTTGCGAACCATACAAACGGATTTGAAGAAACAAAAGAGCTTGTAAAAGAGTTTACTCCAGAATATACGAGTCAGCTTACAGGCGTTGCTCCGGAAAAAATCATCCGTGCAGCAGAGATTTACGGAAAAGCTCCGAATGCTGTCGTGATGTTTGCCCGCGGTATTGAACAGCAGCATAAGGGTGTTGATAATGTTTCTGCCTATACGAATATGGCTTTAGTAACTGGTAAAATCGGACGTCCAAAAGCGGGTGTTGCGACTTTTACTGGTCAAGGAAATGGACAGGGCGGACGAGAACATGGTCAAAAGTCAGACCTATTACCAGGCTATCGTAAACTTACCAATCCAAAACATGTAGAAGAGGTATGTGAGGTATGGGGCATAACACCAGAGGAAATGCCGCAGCCAGGGGTATCAGCTTATGAGATGTTTGAGTTGATGGAACAAAAAACCATCCGCGGCTTGTATCTGTTATGTTCAAATCCAGCCGTATCTGCGCCAAATCTAAACTTTGTTCGAAAAGCACTAAAAGGCTTGGATTTCATGGTATGTGCTGACTTCTATTTATCGGAATCAGCAGAGTTTGCCGATGTCATCCTGCCATCTGTTACTTGGTCAGAAGACGAAGGAACCGTGACAAACTTAGAAGGTCGTATCATTAAAATTAACAAAGCACAGGAACCAATCGGCGAATCAAAGCCGGATTGGCAAATGCAGGTAGAGCTTGCCGAACGTCTAGGAAGAGGAAAATACTTCTCTCACTTGAAAACAGCAAAGGATGTAGCTGATGAATTCAGATTAGCCAGTAAAGGCGGCTATGCGGATTACTATGGTGCTACTTGGGACAAAATCGATAAACAAGATGGAGTATTTTGGCCATGTAAGGATGAAAATGATCAAGGAACACCTCATATGTTCTTAGATAAAAAATTCTACCATCCCGATGGAAAAGCGAAAATTTGTGCTTTGCCTTACCGTCCGCCGGCAGAGGAGCCTTGTGAGGAATATCCGCTTCGCTTAACGACAGGTCGTGTTGTTTATCATTATTTATCAGGGAATCAGACAAGACGTATTCAGTTCTTACGTGATATGTGCCCGGAGCCATATGTCGAGGTGCATCCTGAAACAGCAGCAAAATATAATATGGAACATGAAGAAAGGGTCCGCTTGTTTACAAGAAGAGGCGAGGCTATTTATAAAGTGAAAATAACAGAAGCAATTAGAAAAGATACTGTTTTTGTTCCGTATCATTTTGGTCACGAACAATCTATTAATCTATTAACCATTGCAGCGCTTGACCCGATGTCACGGATGCCGGAGTTTAAGGCTTGTGCAGCTCAATTGGAAAAAGTTGAAGTAAAGAAGGTGCTATAA